aaactgaagagggaaaaattgcatccatatcattacactcttgttcagaatttattacctcAAGATTTACCTAAGCGTATacaattttcccattttttgcaagataaaaaatgttaagccagattttctggatacaattctttttactgatgaggcaacatttaccagactaggaatatttaattataaaaataatcatttgtgggtgtttaataggtccttttgaactgccaaccaatttaaatggacctctttaCTTAGATgttcttcaagaacatttacacgaaTTTCTAGAAGATATATCTCGGAGTaccaccacattattctttacaagttcgtcaatacttaaacgaacagtttccgcatcgatggattggtcgtggacgtgagtttgcttggccaccaagagACTAtgatttaaatcctttggattttttaatttggtcgCAAATaaggcattagtttacaaagaaaaaattacttctcttccacaactgcgacggaaaatagaagaagccgcggatgtaattaaaaataatagacaaggattatttgatattatgagatctttacgaaagcggattataaagtgtattgaagtaaatggtgggcattgtATTGCTGTGGCAGCTCATACTGATTTGAATTGAAACGAGAACAGCGAACgaatttacattgaaaattgGCGTATCCATCATTTTTCTTCGAAACTTAACTGAGCCACTCAGAAACCTTTGAGGAGTCCTTAAAGCTAAATGGGGATTTATTCGAGAGGCGCGGAAGCATAGTAGAATTAATAGATTAGttgatagaaacaaaaataatgcattttttattCTGCCGATTTGTGACACAAAGTGACGCAAAGGGACAACGAATTTTTTAAAGtgtaagaaaaaatatcatCTTTCACATGCTGCTGCCCTACCTCAAAATCGGCCTCAAAATATGCAGGCCGCAGCCCTGCATATTTTAAATACACTAAATTATAATCATATAACTATCAAACTGCAGCGTTGTACCTATAACAAAAACGTGGTTTATGAACACCTGTCATGGTGTCGCGGCACCGAAGACGACTGTGGGAAAGGTGCGAGAAGGTCATAAATAGGAAGAAAGTGCAATGGGCAGTAGGCATGCTTTGCCTCTGCTGCATCCTCGGATCAagcgatttttattattttcgactATCGGAAATTGTCAGATTATATTCTCTAAAAAAAACGACAGCGCTCGAGTAAATCCAAACATCGTTTTTTGTGCAATTTTGTTAACCCTCCCCCCCTGCCCCGTTAGGCCACGTTCAAACCATCAGATTAGCGAAATTGGGACTTCTTAAAGTGGCGGTTCGCGCCGCGACAGAGACAGGAAACCGAGACAGGAGACTGAGACCAGCGACCGCGACAAGTGTCTCGGTCTCTTCGGCATGTACTGTAGGTCGAGACTGAGACCGAAGATCGTGACAAGTGTCGCGGAGCGACCGTTCAGTTCAATAGAGTCTGTCGATGAAATCAGTGGTTTTTGTGTCGTGATGGAAAACCAAATAACGAAGCTGCTATTGGAGGAAGAAGACGATGATTTGctcttatattattattattacaaatacaaAACTGAAAGACGATTACCTATTAAGGATTTATATTTAACTAGAGGTCAAGAAGGATCATTTTCGCTATTAGTAAAGAAGCACCTGATGTTTAATGACAATATATTCAGGAAGTATTTTCGGCTTAATAAAACACAGTTTGATtacgtattaaatttaatgaaaaaaacaatGCAAGAAAAGGGAAGAATATCAGTGAAAGAAAAATTAGCACTAACTTTAAGGTAAGTTTACCAATTCATCGAAATTATTCTGGTCGATTTCACCATAATTGCTTAGAAATGGTTCACTCGAAATATTTGGTAATCCAGTCTGTATTTGGTGTTATGATGAAGCTGCACTTATTGGAGAATATGAATTTTATGATGAATTTGAATTATATGATAACTGGCGTGATGAATCACTCTGTGCTTGAGGTCCTGATAAAGCCgctattgttggaaaatatgaaGGTGAACTTGTATAGGGGCGTTCAGTTTGACCCTTGATATCTCTGAACTCATACTTCGAgacaatattaaatatttcagtttttaccATTGCTCTTGAACGTGCGCTCAATTTTCTTAGCATCATTTCAATATGTTTTGTAAATATCGATATATCATCAACTGACTCTTGAGATTTTAATGACTCCAGCTATTTCGGTTTTCCTGCCTGtccttcataaattttattaattcatcttCTTTTTATATTCTTGGCAGTTGATTTTTCAGAACTCTTACTTAGTGGTATATTAGATCTCTCTTGTGTAGATTTAGAAGTGCCTGGTAACTCCTTTGAAGGGTGTTGAGTGTTGAGTTATGTACTGACGTGTCTGCGCCTTCGTGAGGAGTATCTTCATGTTCTACTCCTGTGGAGGTATTAGTAACTTCTTTTTCTACACTGGCGGAGCTTTGCTGTTCTTCTTCTATACTGGTGCAGTCTTGCCGTTCTGATGGTGTGTTTTCTAAAAATCTTAAGCGTTCATAAAACTGCCACTTTGAATTTTTAGCTGGTGCTGCAAATCCCGTCGATTGTTTTTGTTTGCGTTTATATCTGTTGTAGGAGTCCCTGATCAGTTTCCATTTCTTACGGCATTCCGAAtctgtaataaataatattattttttttattttcagattcaTGGCGACTGGAGAAACATATGCTTCGCTATCATTCGAATTTCGTATATCACCTTCTTATATTTCACAAATAGTCAAAGAGGTGTTAAAACATTTAAAGACTGTTTTGGTACCAATCTTTATGCCTATTCCAAAAGAAAGTGATTTTAGGCTTATATCTGAAGGATTTTGGGACAAATGGCAATTCCCCAAGCACCCCAAAGGTGCTATTGATGGGAAGAATAAGAGCCCCTGAAAATAGTAGGTCGTTGTATTTTAATTATAAGGAGTATTACTCAATTGTTCTTGTGGTTATTGTAGACCATAATTACAAGTTCATTGCAGTAGACGTTGGCTCTTATGACAAAGAACGAGATAGTGGAATATTCCAAAAGTCTACAATGggaaaacaaataatgaaaaatgaatttttaattttccagaACCAAAAAATCTACCAAATTCGAACATAATATTACCCCATTTTTTAGTTGGAGATTAAGCATTTAGTCTTGatacttttatgataaaactttacgCTAGAAGAGTTGCAAAAAACGAGTATCAGAAAACGCGTTCGGTTCGCTGTCTCAGGTGTTTAGAATATTTTACACTCCTATCGGAATAGCGCCAGAAACATGCACTGACGTGATCTTGGTTGCCTATTGCTTGCATAACCTATTAAGAGATGGATTTTTGGAATCTGCTCAAATGCCCGTACATCAATGGAACCGAGAAGAAAATTTGCcttcaaattttgtttcattacgGGGAACAGGGGGGATTTCGAACAACAACGGACTCGATATTAGAGTAAAATTAACCAATTACTTCACGTCACAGCAAGGAGCAGTAGAATGGCAAGAACAGCATCTCACACGACTTGTTTGAGCTGATTTGCGCTGATTTGAGCACACCACCTTTTCTTTCTTATATGTTTCCttccaaatattaattttatgcaaaataaataaaaaaagaataactCACCTGTTTTATTTATGCTTTCAGCTATgcttttccaaatattgttcTTCAAATTTTCGTCTCTGTAGGAGTCTAGTTGTGCATTGTATAGCGG
This DNA window, taken from Diorhabda sublineata isolate icDioSubl1.1 chromosome 4, icDioSubl1.1, whole genome shotgun sequence, encodes the following:
- the LOC130443107 gene encoding transcription factor Adf-1-like, encoding MSFSDEDCENLIELIRQHPPLYNAQLDSYRDENLKNNIWKSIAESINKTDSECRKKWKLIRDSYNRYKRKQKQSTGFAAPAKNSKWQFYERLRFLENTPSERQDCTSIEEEQQSSASVEKEVTNTSTGVEHEDTPHEGADTSLESLKSQESVDDISIFTKHIEMMLRKLSARSRAMVKTEIFNIVSKYEFRDIKGQTERPYTSSPSYFPTIAALSGPQAQSDSSRQLSYNSNSS